From the Cucumis sativus cultivar 9930 chromosome 5, Cucumber_9930_V3, whole genome shotgun sequence genome, the window TTttcacaaattatttttttatttttaagcaaTTGAGTAATTGAAGAAGACATGTTGAAACAATCAATTGATCTTATTAGTTATATTTGTCTTAactcattaaataaaataatccaaTCAATTCAGAAAAAACAAGCAATCAAAGAACCCTAATCAAACAAATGATTTAGTTTTTGCTACGAtactttaaaagtttagaggaACAGCCATCGAAGGATGATCAGCTACTCCTCTCCTAAATTGAGATAATCTCaactaataattaatacaAGAATAACTCATACTCCAATAGTTCTTAGCTATCGTTGTACAGTCAATGATTCATTAACTAGCTTAATTAGTCCCGTAAATGTGACCTTACCATTTTCAAATCCCAGAGGTACGCTTCAACATACTATCGAAAGGAAAGACAACTGTTGAAGACTAATGATGTGTGTCCAAACTCTTGGACATAGACACTCAAAAAGACTAAAGTCTTTGTTCTggaatttttattattctcttttttctcctcttttcaaatgaTAAACTAAGGGTTTCTATACTAACCCTAAAAGTCAGCGAGTTACAACTGCCTAATTATAAAGCTTCCAAAATATATCCGAACAGTGACTAACTACAGCAGTAACTTAACAGAGTAGCTAATAGAACAGTAACTAATGAGTAAAGGACAGTACAAGCTAAATACATCAATTAACCTAAGAAACCCTATCCATTTTTGGAGTTTGTGTTATTCCGACTTCTATAATCAGGCTCTCCGAAGGGATGGTCGCTATAGGATGACACGCATGCGGattatagaaatctcacgATGCAACCTAATGGAGAAGATCGTAAGATATATTGACACATGTCCTTCTCTCACTTACTATGAACATTTTCCCTATTCACCTTCTTATTGACTCATAGAAACACATTCCAGAGGGAGGCCGCTCCCAGGGTGACACAAAGCCGAGTATGAATCTCACAtgtgaactcttagggacGTGAGAgctaaaaaatgatatatcctaaatatcatttttctcccattaaaatattctattagtttagggtttgttGTACTTACCTAAATTTCGCCTAAATGAATCTATCTAAGTATattcttatataaaaaaaaattactctaAAGTTTTTAGGTATattaaaccatttaatttaCCTAGTGACGTCTCATGCTTAATAGGAATAAGGTTAATCAACACCGATTCTAAGCTAGTTCTCAGGTAGGAAGTGTTCTATAAAATGTCAACTTAAGTACCCCCAACCTTAGGCAGAACTTTATCGATGAAGTTCCCTTATAACCTTAAATTCTATTTACTCTTAAAGTTTCTAGGTGTattaaaccatttaatttaCCTAGTGGAACCTTATGGTAATAGGAATAAGATTAATTCAACATTGGTTCCTACTTAGTTCCCAAGTAACAGGTATTCCGTAAATCGTCAACTTAAGTACCTTCAGCCTTAGACATAACTTTACTAGTGGAGTTCTCTTATAACCTTAAATCCTATTGGTCCTACCACTACAAGAAATCTGGTCTTTAATGTCAGGtgcaaaaaatgaaaaattgtctttaatgtcgtttttgaAAAGACGGATCATTAATGTCTTAAAACCAACATTAATGATAAAggtttaatgtcgtttttaaaccgacattaatgatccaccaatttttaatttttttcttcaattttttgtattttgtaaaaaccAACGTTAATGACCCttcccatttttaatttatttttaaaaactttttaggttttaaaaactaaaatttttcctctctttcttactTTACTCTTTCCTatcaatttctcttttcttctctccaagttgatttctaattttcttctcttctcaatcTGTGACCCTAGATTGTGAACGACAACCAATCTTCATCGTGCCCAGTCGCCATTGTGCTCAAAACTAATCCCTCAAGTCAGTCACCGACGTGCTTCAGCTACAAGAAACTCCTCCTGTCCATTCGTCTTCAAATCCACCATTGTGCCAGTTGTCTTCGAATCCACCACCTTGCCCGATCATCGTCATGCTTCTGCCACAAGAATCCTTCGTGTCCAGTCATCTTCGAATCCACCACCCTCACCACCATCGTGTGCCCAGCCGACCACCACCATGTACAAACTTGGATTTGGTAagtacttttttgttttgaaatcaCTTATCTAAGCTCGAACTAgtatttctattatttctattttcatctgtttaatatatttttaataacatattttgttaatatatgagtttttttaaaaaaattaaaatttgaagaaaaagatatgtataattttgattaagaaaaaaataaattaaagtagaaaaattgaagatggaaaattgtgatatttaaatatatataaagaaaaaagaaaaaattaattaatttaataaagaaagatatttttagaatttaaatgtttaatatatatattatattatatgggagtatgtatatataagtaaagagaaaaagtgaaatgtgtgggacccacgtatataaataatgagaaaataaaaaaatgtggggTCCAgtgtagtataaatataaaaataaggaaaaaatagaatatgtgGGATCCACTAcatggaagtcgtgtaccaccccgtacacgacttcacctcaaatcacctatttttaaaaatagttttgcatccaccctattttttatatatgtttcaaattttaaattatttttaaaataaatcccTCATTTTATCCAAAAATTAGAAGTGATCATCAGTTGATTGGAGTCAGATTTTTGGCCCATACCAACTTCAACCATCACAAGTCAGTATGAATATCGTTGAACCAATTCTTGCCACAATTCCAACCAAGTATGAAAATCTTAAGGGTAGGTTATCCAAAGAATATGAATTGGGTGTAAAAAGCttcatcaattttgaattttctaatACAAATGATTCGTTTTTTGTTGTGCATGTTTGAAATgtgaaaattgtgaaaaacaAAGTTGCACTAATATTAGAGATCAAATATGTCAATGAAATTGATGAAAGCTacaaaatttggtttttgcaTGGTGAAATAACTACTAACTCATCCTTATGTATAAAAAATCTTCTAAGTTTGACATTTACATGTATGAAGAGAATGATGTTAGAAGTCTAAACGAAATCTTAGAAAGTTGTTCAACTAATCTGAACGTGTCTAAACATTATTACGTTACCATTAGTGTTGATGTAACAACATGATAAGTATGAACGTAGATAACTTTTGTCTGTTTGTCTCACTTTctatattcttattattttaaagttattcatctatatcataaataaatatcaatttcctTTGTCATAATATTCTGAGGAATAGATTCTTCATTTTGCTTTCATCGGTCGAAACCACCCCATTCAAGTTATTTTCTCTAGATTCGACagaataataaattacaaattctaaacaaaaaactataaaatatatattatttccaaaattgtGGTTGTTAACgtctaaaattgaaaaaaaaaaaattaaaccaaaggTATTAATATTGtcatatatgttttattattattgtttgaaagACCATAAATGGCCatgtataagaaaaatagaaaaagaagaaggcaaACGTAACAGTGGAGCTTCCATCTATATCTATTTTACAGAAGGATGGGAGaatggttttatttaatttgcaCTAATCATGAATAAGATGGGCTTCCACATCCTTATAAGCTTTGCCAATTAGTTGAAGGTAATTGTATGGATCGGGTGTGGtagaatcatatttttcatattctatagTTATGTAAACCACACATTGTTGAGGAGTACTCTTCGGTACGAGATGATGAGTGATCTTGAagcttttatatttctttaccACATCTCCTTCTATCACAGTGAAAATTGCTTTAAGCTTTTCATCATCGAATTTCGATTGTTCCTTCAAAACCTCAGCCTTGCCATCTTTTGTTAACAAAATAATGTAATCACATatacaaaacaaatcaaagaGACTTTCagataaaatgttatatattcactgaataaagaaaatttgaagttaacaaaattaaagtgaatatataacaacatatAGATAGCTAATGAGATGGATGGTGTTGATACTCACCGATGGTGTAATTCCATACTTTCATGGAGTCATGACTACAATTGTCCCAATCACCTTCATCAACTGCTACGTCTTGAATGATTGAAGTAACATTAGGAAAATGATAAACATTGTTTTTGATGAAATAATAGCATTTGTTGGCACTTATCTTCAATTCTACTGGCTGCATAATTTTCTGAACGCAAGACATGATTTCGTTTAAAGATAACTCACCCACACCTAAACCCCAATGTCTTCCTCTTTTAATACATGCAACCTATTGATCAACTATTTTGAATATGTGTCCTGGATAAACATAGACTTTCAtccaatatataattaaaatgaggTGTTATCTTATTCTACTTTGGTTTCtagatttttaaagattttcgTTTCAGTCCTTTAACttttagatgaaaataaattactttCATTCGTGTCATTCAAATTTCACTAACTTTTTAACATAACAATGATACgatttttgtatttggatGACTATGTCTAAAttcatcatattaattaaatttattaattataaaaatatttatttacaattttattgagTTTATTTCCCACACGAGTTGTtcttatatttagttttttttttttttttttttgttttatttcacCTCGTCTTGAATGCTAACATACCAATATAATCTTCTCATGATTTGCTTAAAAATTtcagtttaaaaaaaaaatgaaataaaaaaccgAAACATGATAACCCTATACTGAGTTCTACAAAAAGGGTAAGGTTTCGTAATCTTTGATACCACATTAGATAACTACAAAGTTATatcttaaaatcaaataactaaCTACACATATATAGACTGTTTTTAGTTTcgtttatatatttcaaaaaaaattagttgcaaatataacaattaggttcaaaattttataatatatagcaacaattttaaaaaaattacaaatcagtcatttataaataacaaGAATCTATTATAAATAGACTTTAGtttacaattttttgaaaatgttattatacacttaattattatttctagaGTTGctatcaattctttttttttgtttgtttatttaaaatttaacaatacTTCTTATTCTtcgtatatttttatttatttattatcaaaaaagaaaaaaaaaacataaaatatgtttttttaatggaaaacgaaaatgcataaaatattattaattaactcaATTATAACACATAGACTCTGCACTCCACAAACTTGTTAACTAAATGAGAGCAACTCAAGTACACACCCAAACACATACAATTATTTCAAACTTAACTGACTCAACTTTATGTTTTGTAAGTGGCAATTAAGTGAGATAGTTTTATTGAACATATAAATATAGGCATGAGCTTGATTCTGTTCATCATGTCAAGAGAGGTTGGAAGGAAATGAGTTTACGGAATTGGTCCCATACTTTCTCCCAGATAACAGCTTCATAGTTTCCCTCATTATCGTTTTCATCCTTAGCCGTTAAGATAAAACGGTAGTTGACTCCGGCCACAATCTGCGACTCGCACTTGACCACACTACTCAATGCCAATTGATATCCTCCTTCTTTGTTGTACTCTGCTACCGTCCATTCTGCTAATTCTTTTATGTGTGGATTATCAAGATCCTGAACTGGAGTATAATCCGACATTTCAATTTCCTTGCTTACTAGAAATACACACAAACTTATGAAATATGGGTAATTAGTAAGTGCCTCTCCTATCCAAACAACAGAGGTTCATATTTATACTACCATTCCCAACCCACCTCCAattattacttctttttctgttttaattttttttttatctttggaTTGCTcattatacaattttttaattattttatttttattttatatattcaaccTAAATAACAGATGAAACGTGGGTCACGACTctataagtatatatatatagaaatcaAATGCGGATCATGGGgtctataaaaaattatatttattattctatCTTCACTTTCAAGGTTGGCAATAATAGCATTTTtgacttttaataaataaaatcaaatatttattgatgTATACATGTAGATACAATCCCAATGGTTATGGTTGAAGTTAGCCAAACAGCACGATCTATATCATGTAACAAtactataattattaaatactaTTGCcctcttttcaaaaaatgaaatgaaatgaaatatatatatttaactaacTAAAGAAATGCAATGCAGATCAGGAGGtctacaaaaatttatatttatatttaagtaactaaagaaatgaaatgcg encodes:
- the LOC116403755 gene encoding MLP-like protein 329; translated protein: MSCVQKIMQPVELKISANKCYYFIKNNVYHFPNVTSIIQDVAVDEGDWDNCSHDSMKVWNYTIDGKAEVLKEQSKFDDEKLKAIFTVIEGDVVKKYKSFKITHHLVPKSTPQQCVVYITIEYEKYDSTTPDPYNYLQLIGKAYKDVEAHLIHD